ttttttttttataggagCGGAGGATCCCATGAAGCTATCTCTGTGTAGGTCATCTGAATATTGTAGTGAATTGAGACGCTTGTCGAGGTGACCTGATTCTTATCTCAAAGAAGTGCACTTGGGTTAGAATGAGTTCCTCAAGCTGAATTCTTTGCACATTGTTACTTCCCTTTAATAGCCAACTGCTTAACTGAATCTGGAAAAGTTAGAGATCGATTTGACAACCTGACATCATATGCATTTTAGGTTTTTAGCAAATAGCAATAAAGAAATCATCTACAACCTCATGTGTGGCCTTATATTCATTACTGTCTAAATAGTGCTGGCTATGTTAGTGACCTAGATGCATAAAGTTGGCGGTTTAGGAATATTTTTCTGTAAAGATGggttaaactttaaagtttaaaggtAAAAGCAGAAGTGGAAGGCCATTATAATGTATGTAAGCTGATCTTATAGAAATTCCTGTTGGAGACACATAAAAGATTTATGGAGAAGGTTGTTGAGCTTGATCATCATACACAGTGCTGCGGGGTATTTTGTGCAAATATGTATAACGGAAAAATGACTGGGCAGCTGAATTGGATTCCCATGTTCGTCATAGGGAGGCTTAGTTTGTTTATGCAAATAGTAAGTATTCAAGATACTTGAATAAGAAAGAGTGTGAATATCATTTTAAAAGACAATGATTTGCATAAAAATGCCCTTATCTCATTTAATGACATTTTTGGACCATTGGCAAAGTAGATCCATATTTTGGACCATAAGCAAGAAATAGTAAATCATTTTTGGTTATGTTCAATGGACCTGAGTTTGATAATATTAGCATAATATTTCTTCTAATTTCTAAATGGTGATTAGGATCCAGTTGATTGTGATTACTGCAAACAGCTTATACTCATAAAAGTTGAGCTTCTGCAAATTGATAAACCAGGGTTTTGGTCATCAGTGAATGGCAATGGAAGCGTAGCATGTATGCTATTCTATTatagaaaatcaaagaaaataatttccATCATTTTGCTTGTCCTTGTGCAGAGCTGGTTACATGTTCCTTTTAATTGAGAGGGCAAAGAAATGCTTGGATTTTTCAGCAACCCTCTACATCATTCATCTTTTCATGTGCCTTGTATATGGAGGTTGGCCATCTTCATTCACATGGTGGATTGTGAACGGCACTGGTTTTGCAATAATGGCATTGCTTGGTGAATGGCTGTGTATAAGACGTGAGTTACGGGAAATTCCTATTACTCGTTTGCGTAAGTCAtactcttttttctcttcaaaaataTGTACAGCATGCAATGTGAACTTCCTGAGTCaaaatttcttcaatatttgatgatttaacactcttttgttattttaaccTCTTCATCATAAGTTTGCTGTTTTACAGGAACCAATACCATGATTGCTATTTACTGAAAGTTTTCTCACTTGTACGGTATTTGTCTTATGTTAGAGATTCAGTTGGAATAATATTTATTTCTGTTCATAGTTGTTTGTGATTAATCTAAGTACATATCCAACCTTCATTGTCCATGTTGACGGACTATCTCACATGGATGCAACTGCAGGGATAAAACCTTTCTATGAAGCTCATAATATAGGTTTTCTGTAAAAGAATGTCAACTGAAAGTAAGATGGTGTTGTGACAGTTGACTCTTTGCAACCTCACAGACTTGAGAGCAAGGGACCTTTTGCCCTTAGACATTGATCATCCTTAACCAATTCCTACCAAGTTGCTCCTTGCTCCTTCTGATCCTTATGTTACCTCTCATACAACCTAGGTGGCGAAGTACATCAGCTCCCTTCCAGCCTGTGCTACAAAACTATTGATATGACCAATTGTGAGACTGAGGCTTattatgaactttttttttggaaatttttaattgaaaaagcaGTTTTATTTTAAGATGCAAGATTgcattatcatttttaatatcaatgaaaaaaataactcTAATAACTATGCCTGTTGGTGTGCTCTTTGGTCTTCTAATGGATCAAAGTTATATCATAAAGACATTCCTCCTATTCACTGCATCAAAGCAACAAGACAAGTGCTGTGATCTGAAAAATGGAGTTGGGGAGCCCAAACGTACCGTCATGATATATCATGttaccttgttttttttttttaaattaacgtGGGGAAAAagaggagggggggggggggggtttggaaagagagagagagagagagactttctTCTTTTGGAGATGTGATAAGGGGACAAGATTTTACAtctacatctatatatatatatatacgaaaaTATGGTGTCCACTTGAATCTAGTACACTTTAGTTAAATAACTCTACAATAAATGCATTGAGAAAATTAACCTTAGGGACATAATTTCCTTGTTTGGAAtgataagaataaaaaaaaatcatattctttTGATGCTTGAATGTATTTTCTGAGAATTTGAAAACTCAACAATTTGAGCTTTCTCAACATATAAAATCCTATCCGTGCATTGGAAAACCATAACTATTTGTTTCATTCCATGGTTTTGAAATCTGGAGATCATCTGTCTTGTTagcttttttagaaaaaattactCATGGTGAAGTATTTAACTAGAGCAAATCACATTCAAGTGTTCCCTAACTTATCTGTCAGCGTATAATTCTAAATTTTGGTCCCCTAACTATTGTAAAGTAAGGCAACATGGTAATTACTTAAGATATTGGTATAAAAATGTACTGGAGAAGTCTGTGTGAGATCCAACAAAGAAATTCCCTGATTCTAGAAAGTCATGCATGTCTGATGCTTCACCTATTTCTTCACGGGTTTGGTTAGTCAATTCCATCTATTCATGGCATATCAACTGTTCTATTATTTCATATcatagcaaaagattttaagacAACAAATCTTAACAAATGGTAGGTTTGTTTTTGTGAAACATTTGTTCTCctataaagtaaaaaaaacagatgTATAAATTTATGGGGTCCTCCTTGCAGGTGTAGGATAGGCAATAGTTTTTGCACGGGGATGTTGATCATCTGGTGACACTGTGACAGCTGCTATTTTAAATTCTATATGTATCTTGGAGAACCATGCTGTAGCTTTGCTTGCCAGCTTTGATTCCGCTTCCACTGGTTAAGGGAAGAGTGCAGCTACAAAGCAAAGTAAGAACTGGAAGTTGTCCAGCATTTTTGTGACAGGTATTTGGCCTTATTAATTTGCAGATGGACATAGATTTTTACCATCCAATTGTGCTCATTCAAGCTCTCCTCCCCTTTGTTGTGTCCAGTTTCAAAGGTTTCCTCAAGGATCTGACATGAACAGATTATATGAATAGAAATTCCATTCTTTgatgttcctttttttatttttaattttattggaGGCAAGgatttttcatatgaaagaaaggaaaaaaagaaaaggaatctgGACAGTTACGAAAAAGAGCAAGAAACTGAATGGTAGAAACTTCTGGAAAAAAAGTAGACTTGTGTGATGGGCCACTAGATGTCATGAAGTGAACCTTGGCACCGGATGTATCCTTTAAATGTACACTGGATGTATCCTTTAAATGTCAAAGGATTTTGCTAGATAgagtttaaaattaaatttagtAAAAATCCATTTTTATTTGCCAAAACTTGGTGTAGCTTGTGTAGGTTACATGCTTGGAAGGGCAAAAGTTACAACACCTTTTCTGTGTTGTGGTAAGGTATCTCACATTTCTGACAAGTCAGTCTTATTAGAAAAGGTTGATACGTTTAGTTATTTGTTCGATACAAGAACTCGGAATGTATGTGATGTGCATCTTGAGATGGAGAGACGTCAGAATCATAGTCCATCTGCTGTAGTCTAAGGTCAAACTACTGATCTTGTGGCATTTATCCTGTTTATCTTGGTCTTGCCTAATATTACATTCTATGAGTAATAATTTCATGTATGTGGTTTGGCATTCATCTTCTAGTTGTTAGTTAGTTGTGTTCTGTTTGTCAACGATTGATGATGCTAAAATTATGTGTCCagtttttaatatttgaatccAGGCTTGTTCTATTCTGTTATGTAATCTTATGAAGGTgtaattttgtgttttatttttattttgctgaCATTTTCGTGAATGAAGAGTTAACAAATGGGAATTGTCTGAGAGAAtcattctgcaaatttcatttataaattttcacTATGCAAAGATCATGaccaacatcaaaatttcaaactgtTTTCTGATTCTGCTCTAAGTTATGCAAGAGCACAAgcccgtgtgtgtgtgtatcgtCCTGGAATCTGAAAGTAGGCCTAGTTTCTTCTTACACAAGGACTGGTTGAGAAGTGTTATGGTGAACTAAATGTGGATGAGTATCACAATTTGGGGTTTGGGTTGATGCATTTTCTCCATATTGATTGGACTTATATCCAAAGGTGTTGGCAGACAATGCACATCTGAAAGTATTGTGATGGATGTCATGATGCTTCATCATTTCAATCAAAACATGATATCTTTAGCATGGTTTATTTTCTGAGAATTGGACCTTGATTATTTTACAGAAtgtgaaaaacatgttttttgttaaTGAGTTATGTACTGTTTGacttcaaaagttttttgaaatgCGTGCTTGTCTTTCACATGTATATGGTTCACAATCAATATGATGCCTACTCTACAAAAAATCGTGAACAAAACATGGAAATCATTGGTGTTTTTTTGCTGGGCATTTTTATGCCTTCGTTAGTTATAACTTGAATGGCATAAAGATCCCAGGGGACAACTAGATATCTATCATCTAAATGCATGGCAATATCTTTCAAGTGAAGTGGAGTTTCGTGCTTCTAAAATAATTTCCAGAAGTTGTAGCATGTATAGAATAGCTATACGTAATTTCTGTTTCTTAAGTAACTGATCAATTCCAAGTCGTTGATTCCTTTCTGCTTCACAGTCAGATTATTCTCTTTATGCTACCTTTTTCTGTGGTAGATGGTGCATTGAGCATATTTGAGTGGTGGAATAGGTTGTATATTGTTGGAAGAAGTGATTGGTATGGATATGATAGAGACATCGTCTGGCAGATGGATCCATTGATTCTGATTGTGGACGATTTCATGTAAACAACAATAAAAGTGAAATAGCAAATAAAAGTGGTCACCCTCAAGCTGGATTCATGATACCCAATTTCAGGCTCATAAATGATTTGCTTAGATCATACCGTTGGTTAGTTCCACTGTAACACTTGTTCCTACAGGATAATGCATGGTTGGGATCTAGGGCTAATGGGGAAATGCAGTTGACGTAGTAGGttgtttatttatctttttactTAGAAATTCATAAAATTAGTCCTGTAACATCGACTGGGTCAGATGTTGACAGAAATGTCAATTGGATACAATCCATTGGATTCCTTATGGCAAATTGTCAGGCATATATGTAAATAGAGCTTGGAGTTTTGTATTGGTGCAACCAGGGGATATACTCAATCTAAGCTGGTGTCCTGAATTGAACATTTGTCACACAGCCAGAACTCGATGGACGTATGGTTGCTGTTGGGTCTAATTTCTCAATGCAGTTGAAAGgtggaagtatatatggaataTGCCTTATTTGTACTCAAAACTTGATTTCTATCTCCAACCTGTTTTAAAACTGACAGTTACCCAAGCCTGAACCTATTTAACTCTACTTGAACCTGGGTCTATTGAAAACTCATCTTGATTTAGACACTAATAACGTATGATGTATAGTTTTCTAGATGTATGTTGTTATTAGTTTTGAAGAATATCATTGTGGCATGCGTTAGACTGGTGAATCTGatgaaatcttcattttgtaaaTGAACATGGTTATTGTTAAACCACAAGCTGACTTGAACAAAATTTATTGTATCTGATTTACAGTTAATTATTGATCCATGATTGCTACTACTTATGGTTTCTCCCATTGGGCCTGAAGCCTTCACACCCAaatatgttctttcaaaagtgCAGATCCCACATATTTGACTCTGCATAGGCAGAAACTATAGGAAGAGCACAAAAAGTGGCTTGTACATGAATCGGGTTGCAAAATTCTTGTTACCTAGAATAAGAAGAGCTGGAGTTCTCAGTGAAACCTAACACTTGGCTTTCCATGCTAAATCTAAGCTTTATGGCTGGTAATACTTGATTAATCATGGCTGTAGCTGTACTTTCAGCGGAATGGACAAAATTGCCTCATCTACAGTTAGGTACAGGCAGTCCGACCCAATTGCTGCCAATGAATCTGAATCCTGCAGTTTCTCCATCACTTCTCCAATGGGATTCACTAGCAGTAGCTGTGTAGCACAGAAAATAATTCTTGTCAATGTTTGCCCATGTTTAGAGTAAACAAGTTTTTTTAACTACTTACAGTTATTGATTGGTTCTCTAGTGTCCTTTTCAGTTCTGTTAGCATGCCAAGGCCGCTAGTGTCCATAGCTGTTACGGCTGCAATATAACAAGAAATTCCATTTAATAAAAGTTTTCCAGAAAACACTGTAGCTTTGGAGCCCATAATAACTAAAATGCCCATATAGACCTAACCTTGTATCCGTAGTTAGTGAATAAGCGATTATGAACTGTACTTTTAATGGGTGATCTGGATTTACTCTAAAATATACGTCCAAAGTTTAATTACTCTTGGATGGGAGGAGGGGAGGGGGAGAGCAAGCCCTATCAGATGATTAACCTTATTGAATTCACCACTTTCAAAGCTTGTCGGTTTCTATCTTTGCTAACTGAAACGATATCGCGTAACAGCAGGATGGTTGTACTGATTCGGTGGTGTCCacaattggtcaaatttgggACTGGAGGACCTGGATTGTGCGTCTACTGCAGTGCAACGCTGAATTAAGATTGATATTAGGGAGGCGTTGCTACAGAGTGGAATCACAAAATTCAGAGTTGGCAACTGATACGCCCTAGGAGAAATCAATTTCAATTTCGAAAGCAACATGATTCCATAGAGGCCTCTAACTCAAACGGTAGCTTTACGGAGAACATACCTGTCATTTCCAAGATCAAGTACTTGAGAATGTTCTCCCTCCTTGTTTTAATTCGCTCTTGTTCTTCGCGCACCCACCTCAAAACCCTGCAAATTCATCCATAAACACATTAGCACGACAGAGCAAAGACAAGCTTATTTGATGAATGACCCAAGAGTTAAAAACTTAACTCACGATGGATCACCAGTTTGATTTGCGGTTTGGTTACTATTAATCGGACAGCTAGAGTCATCTGACAGGCATCTACCAACTTGAGCGGATCATGTCATGATCCgggcttttttcattttactctACAGAGTGCGGAGCTTATACTGaacttttaaaatcttttatgcTCACCTCTCGTGCAAGTAATTGGCATTAGCAAAATAAATCGGTGATTCGATTCCGACGATCAGGCATGACGGAATTCTCTTAGCGTCAGGGTATTGCATGAAGTTGCGGTAGATCTTTGTGCCTGGCACATTCCCTAGAGTGGCTGTGTTGGGTCTCGTTACATGCAACAGGATCTTGAACACTGATATTCCGACCTGCAAATTCATGCATGAGCAACAGGAGGACGTGACAGAAATAGTCGATTGAACTTTTTAGATGCCAAGTTGATTATCACTAACTGCTAGGCTGAGGCCGCCCTGAACTGAGAAGAAGAGCACACCAAGAAACGCAGTCATGCAAGCCAAGAAATCAAGCTTGTCGACCTTCCATAGGCGGCCCATTGTCCTGAAGTCGATCAGTCCAACCACTGCTGTGATTATGATTCCTGCCAAGATCAAGTTTGGTGTGTAGTAAAAGAGTGGCATGAGGAACAGCAGAGTGACCAAGACTGTTGATGCCAAAACTATATTTGAAACTGCTGTTTTAGATCCGGAATTGTAGTTCACAGCTGAACGAGAAAAGGATCCTGTAAATTAGAAAAGCAGCATGGAGTTCAGACCTTTAATCACATAATTTCTTCGgattatgaaattttatgcAGCGAGATTTTGGTAAAATATTTACTGGAAATTCCAAACGAGTGGAGATATCAAAATGCCAAAATCAAGAATCAACTAGAGGATCACCTGTAGTAACGTAGCATGAACAGCAAGAACCAGCCATGTTCATCAACCCTATAGCCATCATCTCTTTGTTTCCATCAATCTGATATTTCTTCAAGGAAGCAAAAGTTCTTCCAACAGCAATTCCTTCCTGCAGTATCAGTGAACGTGCACATGACCAACAGAATACATAATAAAAGGTGCTAGAATgaactcttttgtttttttttttttttcctttcaacagTTTAAATAATCTTTGGTTTATTTAACTTGGGTGCTGAATTTCATTTGGCACTGTAAAAAATTGTTATCTGAAAGATGGCAATAGATTTTTTGGTTGCAAAAATATTGCTTGAAAGCTGTTTCAGGCGCTAGCATAAGATTCTTTAGTTATTAATAGGAACTCTGGTTCTGTCtaatattaataaataaaaaggaacCTTATTATTAGCTGCGTCGTTGGAAGCAACAAAGATGAGATGCTTTATCATGCTTACAGTGAGAGAGAGTATGCCCGTAACAATGCCTGTTTTTATTGCGAGACCAAGCAGCGGACCCCGGAAGTAAAGCAAATTCGCTGAAGGTGAATTTAACCCCTCATCCAAATGTCCTATCTGTTCACAGGGAGAGCAAGGATTAAACGCTAACATTAGCAGCAACAAAAGCAATAATAACTAGCAAAACAGAGTAACTATACTTACTATTTGTATTCCATGATTCTGAGctttgaaaatgaaaacgaaCAAGGTTGATGATATCACAGAGGCTAAAGGGGCTGCTGCTGACACCCAGAACAGCTTTGGCTTTCTCAAGctctgagagagaaagagagagagagataagatgATGCCAATAGGTCAGTTAGAGGACCAGGGTCCAAGAACTACACTCACAATATGCCTTGCAGTTAGCAAGAGGAGCAGAAAGCAGGCACCCATAATGATAGTTTGCCATTCCCACTGCATTgaattaaaaacaaaaggaaaaaaaggatcaCTTAAACGTTAAAAGTGAGTTACACAGTTCCACCAACAAAAAACTCTCTAAGACAGCCAATAAAGAACACGCATTGCATTAGGATATATTCTTCCCCTAAAATGTGAAGAAAACAACCTGAAACACTCCCCATAGTATTTTTGGAAAGCATAAACATCCCCCTACAAAATTTCTGATTCTGCCCCTAAGCTCAGTATGTTCAtgatggaaaaaaggaaaaagtaatgttggaagagaaagagCAGAGTCCAAAACATGGGACATAAAATGCAACCGATGGAACCCATTAATAGTAAAAAATGAACGGCTTCTTAGACCATCAAAATTTGGATAGTGTAAAgatcaattatttttacataaatgatttgaactaaagcatgatttatattaaattagtgtttagaaacacattaaaaggttcacattttgtttaaaatatttttttaacatgaatttaaaaggTCTGCTTTTTATCCCTTACCTAAGGGTCTGGTATCTagcaatacacacacacacacacctctctctctctctctctctctctctctctatatatatatatatatatatatatatatatatatatatatataaaattagaaTTATAGGGTAGACGATCTTACCTCATCTCTCCGCTTGACGACGGATTGGACGACCGGGACAATGTTCATCTGCGGGGCGAAGTGAACAATTCCAAGCAGGCCCTTGAGCTGTTGAAGGGAAACGATGATGGCTGCCCCTGCCATGAACCCCACTAGTGTTGGCCTCGACAAGAAATCCACTATGAACCCCAGCCTGCATCCATTACACCAAAAACTCTTTTCAATTATCtctctaagttttttttttcccttcaagaTTAAATGTTTCGATGAGGAAAAAAAGCCAAGGCTCCCAACCCAGGCTGTTTCTACTTGTGAATAATTAAGTGAAAAGGGCAAAACATTAATGTAATGCAGAACAAATGCAAgtctaaatttttgaaatctgGATTTAGATCCGTATGAACAAATCTATTTCTGAGTTTCCATTGGTAAGAGAGATCCTCAAACTTTACTTATCCAAAATTGTCGGCACTTTCagcatgataaaaaaagaagacgaagagaaaccgGTGGAAATTTTGAGCTCTTAATCCTAATGCACAGATTCACAATCAAACTCGATTAACTATTCATCCGGGAGGCCCAACACAGGAGTAGCACAACTTGACCTTTTTAGATTATCTGATGTGCATAGCGcctttaatttttacattttcagaGAAGAAATAAGAGCTCTTAAGACGTGTTTGTTATTTATTGCATAACTATTGACATGTTGGTGTCTGAATATATCTTACAAACTTGAGATACTTTCACAAGTTTTGGTGATCTCTCCAATATACCAATCCAAAAAAAGATgacatgaatttgaaaattcgaAGCATCCCCAGCATCCGACACaaatgcatctctctctcttccccaccaTAACTTGCTCTACGCTGATCTTGGAATAAAGTAGTCTTCTGATGTCATGCATGATAATGATAGCCAGATCATGCATCATGAACATGTTCATGGGAAAATTACAGGAAATAGAAGCTGCCACTGTTAGTCCAAGAAGCAGCAGGAGGAGGAGAATGTGAATATGGAGTATCATGACCTGAGAAAGCCCAAGGATGCCTGGAAGACGCCGGCAAAAAAGGTGGCGGTGAAGGCCAACTGGAGGAAAAGCAGCGGCTGGTGGGCTGGGGAAACCGCCTCCCTGAGCATGGACCCCATCACCAGTGACGCGATCGACACCGGCCCCACTGCCAGATCCCTGGAGCTTCCCAGCACTCCGTAAATCAATGGTGGCACGAAGCTCGAATCTGCACGCACCCATAAAAACAACGGTGCCTCATTACTCCAAAGCTGCAATTCCTCTTCATAAATGCAAGCTTCGCCTGACTCTCTATCCcactcacacacacagaggCAGGCACACACACTCATATTGTCTCGCCTTGGGGTCCTCCAAACTTTGATTTGGGTGTTCAAGTGGAAGAGTGGATCctgaaattttccttttccttttgaatttaAGAAAGAGCAGAGGAATGTGTGAGTTTGGAAGTTTAAATGTATTGgctctgttcttttcttttcctttttggcttttgtgaaagcaacaaagaaaagaatttgTAGAGCAGTGTGtaaatgcatgcatgcacaagaGGATCTGTGATCTACTTACAGAGTCCAATTATAGGAGGCAAATTTGCAAGCTTCGCATAGCTAATCCCCTGCACAATAAAAGGAACAAAGTGATAAATAAACTCAAACGGTCATTGAAAACAAATTTAGAATGGGAAAAGAAGAACGAATGATCGCAGTGAAGTGGGTCGGTTTCAGTATTTGACCTGAGGAATTGCTAAGCTAGCAATAGTGAGGCCTGAGACGATATCTGACTTGAAAAGGGAAAGGCTGTAGGTGGGTGCCCATTGAAGGATTGGGAAGAAGTACTGGAGAGCCAGAACCGAATTCCTCAGCCTGCTCTGGTTCTTGAACTGATGGAAGGGATCATCGGGGAAGAATGTCTCCGAGAAGCCATGCCTCAGCCTCTGGAAGGCCGTCTGCGAAAGGGGGAGGCACACTTTGTGGGTATCTGTGGAGGGTGAGGAGTCTGGCATCGGTACAGGAaaggctgctgctgctgctgctgttacTGCTCCGTCAAACACAGGAATGGAGGTGAAATCCTCCACTCTATTGGAGTTACccaccattctctctctccccccttctcTTTCTGCCTGAATATTCGAGGCAGAGGCTGAGGAATAGAGAGGGTGAGTGAGAGATGAGAGGCAGGGGTGGAGAAGAAGAGGGTGGCGACGAAGTTTTTATAGCGAAGGGGTTAAAAAGGCAGGGGGCGGTCAAGACAAGAGCGCTGCGGTGGTTGAATTTAGTGGGAGGACGTAGTGGCTATAGTttgagaatatttttttttccctaatatTTGTATGCCGATTTATTTTCTTACATcacaataacaacaacaacaagaccgacattattattattattatttgaaaaaaaataccaGTAATAAAATGAACCAATTAATAgttgaatataatattcatgttttaagtgaatataatgTGTCATCCTGCCATTTAAATTGAACCATCTTTCCTTGGTTTAGAGATGCTTCCATGCCTGAGTTGGAGTTGGCACAGGAGGTACATGTCCATGTCAATTGTTATGCATCTCCATGTACTTAACAAATAATCGTTCATAAGGGAAATTGTTAACTATTTCATGACTATGAGAAATGAGTATGGTGACATAATCATGGAAAGCGTTAGTGTTGAGGCGATTTAGTTGAATTAATCGTACACGAATCAgcaaaaatatattatttaattgaattttttaaaagaaa
Above is a window of Nymphaea colorata isolate Beijing-Zhang1983 chromosome 8, ASM883128v2, whole genome shotgun sequence DNA encoding:
- the LOC116259055 gene encoding probable sulfate transporter 3.4; this encodes MVGNSNRVEDFTSIPVFDGAVTAAAAAAFPVPMPDSSPSTDTHKVCLPLSQTAFQRLRHGFSETFFPDDPFHQFKNQSRLRNSVLALQYFFPILQWAPTYSLSLFKSDIVSGLTIASLAIPQGISYAKLANLPPIIGLYSSFVPPLIYGVLGSSRDLAVGPVSIASLVMGSMLREAVSPAHQPLLFLQLAFTATFFAGVFQASLGFLRLGFIVDFLSRPTLVGFMAGAAIIVSLQQLKGLLGIVHFAPQMNIVPVVQSVVKRRDEWEWQTIIMGACFLLLLLTARHISLRKPKLFWVSAAAPLASVISSTLFVFIFKAQNHGIQIIGHLDEGLNSPSANLLYFRGPLLGLAIKTGIVTGILSLTEGIAVGRTFASLKKYQIDGNKEMMAIGLMNMAGSCCSCYVTTGSFSRSAVNYNSGSKTAVSNIVLASTVLVTLLFLMPLFYYTPNLILAGIIITAVVGLIDFRTMGRLWKVDKLDFLACMTAFLGVLFFSVQGGLSLAVGISVFKILLHVTRPNTATLGNVPGTKIYRNFMQYPDAKRIPSCLIVGIESPIYFANANYLHERVLRWVREEQERIKTRRENILKYLILEMTAVTAMDTSGLGMLTELKRTLENQSITLLLVNPIGEVMEKLQDSDSLAAIGSDCLYLTVDEAILSIPLKVQLQP